In 'Nostoc azollae' 0708, the following are encoded in one genomic region:
- a CDS encoding roadblock/LC7 domain-containing protein gives MAINTEKLGMILQNFATATSGVQGSALVTPDSLPFGASLPGAIDEERVSAMSASMLSLGKRIGLELARGTVNRIFLEGNKGFGILTGCGEDAVLLVLASETANQGLLMLEIKRVITEIKSVLL, from the coding sequence ATAGCAATCAACACAGAAAAACTGGGCATGATTTTGCAAAACTTTGCGACTGCTACCTCTGGTGTTCAGGGATCAGCCCTTGTTACCCCTGATAGTTTACCTTTTGGTGCAAGCTTGCCTGGTGCTATAGATGAAGAAAGAGTATCAGCAATGTCAGCTTCCATGCTATCTTTAGGCAAACGCATTGGTCTGGAATTAGCTAGAGGTACGGTTAATCGTATCTTTTTAGAAGGAAATAAAGGCTTTGGTATTTTAACTGGTTGTGGTGAAGATGCAGTTTTGCTAGTTTTAGCTAGTGAAACCGCTAATCAAGGACTTTTAATGTTAGAAATTAAGCGTGTTATTACTGAGATAAAATCAGTTTTGCTTTAG
- the hslO gene encoding Hsp33 family molecular chaperone HslO produces the protein MADQLMRATAADGGIRAVGVITTRLTEEARVRHKLSSVATAALGRTMSAGLLMASSMKRVGSRVNVRVRGDGPLGGILVDAGLDGTVRGYVQNPTVELPPNAKGKLDVSGAVGSGYLYVVRDIGYGYPYSSTLELVSGEIGDDVAHYLVNSEQTPSALVLGVFVGSGGVTASGGLLVQVLPKAARDEALVAMLESRVSALSGFTPLLQAGKTLTEIFGDLLGDMGLNIFPESQILRFHCGCSFDRVLGALKMLGGAELQDMILKDDGAEATCDFCGTVYQASSDNLAQLIADLKKEVFIAE, from the coding sequence ATGGCGGATCAATTAATGCGGGCGACAGCAGCAGATGGGGGTATTCGGGCGGTAGGTGTGATTACTACACGCTTAACGGAGGAAGCACGAGTACGTCATAAACTGTCTTCTGTGGCTACAGCAGCACTGGGAAGAACGATGTCAGCAGGTTTGTTGATGGCTTCTAGTATGAAGCGTGTTGGGTCTAGGGTCAATGTGCGGGTTAGGGGCGATGGGCCTTTAGGTGGTATATTGGTAGATGCGGGCTTGGATGGTACAGTAAGGGGCTATGTGCAGAACCCAACGGTGGAATTGCCTCCTAATGCTAAAGGTAAGCTAGATGTTAGCGGTGCTGTGGGTAGTGGGTATCTCTATGTTGTTCGGGATATTGGCTATGGTTATCCCTACTCTAGTACACTTGAACTTGTTTCAGGGGAAATTGGCGATGATGTTGCTCATTATTTGGTAAATTCCGAGCAAACACCTTCAGCTTTGGTTTTAGGTGTGTTTGTGGGGTCTGGTGGGGTTACTGCATCTGGGGGTCTACTGGTACAAGTGTTGCCTAAAGCGGCTAGAGATGAAGCTTTGGTGGCAATGCTGGAATCAAGGGTATCTGCTTTATCCGGTTTTACGCCGTTGTTGCAAGCTGGAAAGACGCTGACTGAAATTTTTGGTGATTTGCTGGGAGATATGGGTTTAAACATCTTTCCAGAAAGTCAGATTCTACGCTTCCATTGCGGTTGTTCTTTTGACCGGGTGTTAGGAGCGTTGAAAATGCTGGGGGGAGCAGAATTACAAGATATGATTCTTAAAGATGATGGTGCAGAAGCAACTTGTGATTTTTGTGGCACTGTTTATCAAGCAAGTAGTGATAATCTAGCACAACTAATTGCTGATTTAAAGAAGGAAGTTTTTATTGCGGAATAG
- the crtD gene encoding C-3',4' desaturase CrtD codes for MPSLSLNKKQSRLIVIGAGIGGLTAAALLAHKGYSVLILDQALVPGGCASTFKRQGFTFDVGATQVAGLEPGGIHDRIFSELGIELPAATFCDPACAVYLPGESTPINVWRDPEKWQQERQKEFPRSEPFWQLLATLFKASWEFQGRDPVLPPRNLWDFWQLSQAVRPSTFISAPFTLFTVGDALRLYGLRNDQRLRTFLDLQLKLYSQVSAEETALLYAATALSVSQSPQGLYHLQGSMQVLSNRLVQSLERDGGKLLMCHTVEKINVGNGQANSVVIRNQKTGEVWIQTADYVIANVTVQNLVDLLGEKAPSRYKQRVAKLPPASGAFVVYLGVDASAIPYHCPPHLQFMYDIKGPIGENNSLFVSVSHPGDGRAPAGKGTIIASSFVDFTPWWNTQDYQGLKEKFTQDAISKLSQYFYLKPETIIHVEAATPLTFAHYTGREKGIVGGIGQRIPTFGPFGFANRTPINNLWLVGDSTHPGEGTAGVSYSALTVVRQIQAQK; via the coding sequence ATGCCTAGCCTATCCCTTAACAAAAAGCAATCCCGCCTCATCGTCATCGGTGCGGGCATAGGTGGACTAACAGCCGCCGCATTATTGGCACATAAAGGTTACAGCGTATTAATTCTCGACCAGGCTTTAGTTCCCGGTGGCTGTGCTTCCACCTTTAAACGCCAAGGGTTTACCTTTGATGTGGGTGCAACTCAAGTTGCTGGGTTAGAACCTGGGGGCATACATGACCGCATTTTCTCAGAATTAGGAATTGAGTTACCCGCAGCTACTTTTTGTGACCCCGCTTGTGCAGTGTATCTTCCTGGTGAGTCCACACCTATTAATGTTTGGCGTGATCCTGAAAAATGGCAACAAGAACGCCAAAAAGAATTTCCTCGTAGTGAACCCTTTTGGCAATTATTAGCAACTTTATTTAAAGCTAGTTGGGAATTTCAAGGACGTGACCCCGTTTTACCACCACGGAATTTATGGGACTTTTGGCAGTTAAGTCAAGCAGTTCGTCCTAGTACCTTCATCAGTGCACCCTTTACCTTATTTACTGTGGGGGATGCTTTACGTTTATATGGTTTACGGAATGACCAGCGACTGCGGACATTTTTAGATTTACAACTGAAGTTATATTCCCAAGTCAGTGCGGAAGAAACAGCTTTACTTTATGCGGCTACGGCTTTGAGTGTATCTCAATCGCCACAAGGATTGTATCATCTCCAAGGTAGTATGCAAGTATTGAGCAATCGCTTGGTACAATCCTTAGAAAGAGACGGTGGTAAATTATTAATGTGTCATACCGTCGAAAAAATCAACGTGGGAAATGGCCAAGCTAACAGTGTAGTGATTAGAAATCAGAAAACAGGGGAAGTTTGGATCCAAACAGCAGATTATGTAATTGCTAACGTCACTGTGCAGAACTTAGTAGACTTATTAGGAGAAAAAGCCCCATCTAGATATAAACAAAGAGTAGCAAAATTACCGCCTGCTTCCGGTGCATTTGTAGTTTATTTGGGTGTAGATGCCAGTGCGATTCCTTATCATTGTCCCCCCCATCTACAATTTATGTATGACATCAAGGGACCAATTGGTGAAAATAATTCTTTGTTTGTATCTGTAAGTCATCCTGGAGATGGCCGCGCACCAGCAGGAAAAGGGACAATTATCGCTTCTTCTTTTGTTGATTTTACTCCCTGGTGGAATACTCAAGATTATCAAGGGTTAAAAGAGAAATTTACCCAAGATGCAATATCCAAACTTTCCCAATATTTCTATTTAAAACCAGAAACCATCATTCATGTAGAAGCTGCAACACCCCTCACCTTTGCTCATTATACAGGTAGAGAAAAGGGAATTGTTGGTGGAATTGGTCAAAGAATTCCTACCTTTGGACCCTTTGGTTTTGCTAATCGTACACCTATTAATAATTTGTGGTTAGTTGGTGATTCCACTCATCCAGGAGAAGGTACAGCAGGAGTCAGTTATTCAGCTTTGACGGTAGTTAGACAAATTCAAGCTCAAAAATAG
- a CDS encoding universal stress protein: MLNTILVALDGSEIAERVIQTLGYLVLSPNTNVILCHVFPAPESEIELPADRPQPDLPNFSYFNIDKQMQSYQERLSVKSELELVMGDPADEIIRLANIYKADLVVIGSRGLTGMNRIVQGSVSTQVMEAANCSVLVVKPARN, from the coding sequence GTGTTAAACACTATTTTAGTAGCTCTGGATGGTTCGGAAATTGCTGAACGAGTAATTCAGACTTTAGGTTATTTGGTATTATCGCCAAACACTAATGTGATTCTTTGTCATGTATTTCCTGCACCAGAGTCAGAAATAGAATTACCCGCTGATCGTCCTCAGCCAGATTTACCAAACTTTTCTTATTTTAATATTGATAAGCAGATGCAATCTTACCAAGAAAGATTATCAGTTAAAAGTGAGTTAGAACTAGTTATGGGTGATCCTGCTGATGAAATTATTCGACTAGCTAATATTTACAAAGCCGACTTAGTTGTGATTGGAAGTCGCGGTTTAACGGGAATGAATAGAATTGTCCAGGGTTCTGTTAGCACTCAAGTAATGGAAGCAGCTAATTGTTCAGTGTTAGTGGTAAAACCAGCGAGAAACTAG